One part of the Deltaproteobacteria bacterium genome encodes these proteins:
- the rplR gene encoding 50S ribosomal protein L18 yields MSQKNQRETARQNRKGRIRKRIFGTEQRPRLSVFRSAKHIYAQLVIDSTGSTILAASTLSPDLRAEIGDLDKSDAAKKVGQWIGKKALEKNIQQVVFDRNGFLYHGRIKALADGARESGLVF; encoded by the coding sequence ATGAGCCAGAAAAATCAGCGGGAAACCGCACGACAGAACCGGAAAGGCCGGATCCGCAAGCGGATCTTCGGCACCGAGCAGCGCCCGCGGTTGTCCGTCTTCCGCAGCGCGAAGCACATCTACGCCCAGCTGGTGATCGACTCCACGGGGTCCACCATCCTCGCGGCGTCCACCCTATCCCCGGATCTCCGGGCGGAGATCGGCGACCTCGACAAGAGCGACGCGGCGAAAAAGGTGGGTCAGTGGATCGGGAAAAAGGCGCTGGAGAAAAACATCCAGCAGGTGGTGTTTGACCGGAACGGGTTCCTCTACCATGGCCGCATCAAGGCCCTGGCGGACGGCGCCCGCGAATCCGGGTTGGTATTCTGA
- the rpsE gene encoding 30S ribosomal protein S5: MKRVDPEGLDLKDRVVHISRVAKVVKGGRRFSFSAVVVVGDANGHVGTGLGKANEVPDAIRKAVQNAKRSLIVVPLVDGTIPHGVIGEFGAAKVIIRPASPGTGVIAGGGVRAVIESSGITNILTKSLGSNNPHNLVKATIEGLSQLRTAAQILAIRGPREEEATA, encoded by the coding sequence TTGAAAAGAGTCGATCCGGAAGGGCTGGATTTAAAGGACCGCGTCGTGCACATCAGCCGCGTCGCCAAGGTCGTGAAGGGCGGACGCCGTTTCTCCTTCAGCGCGGTGGTCGTCGTCGGCGACGCCAACGGGCACGTCGGGACGGGTCTCGGGAAAGCGAACGAGGTTCCCGACGCGATCCGAAAGGCGGTGCAGAACGCCAAGCGGTCGCTGATCGTGGTTCCGCTGGTGGACGGCACGATCCCGCACGGGGTGATCGGCGAGTTCGGAGCGGCGAAGGTCATCATCCGGCCCGCCTCTCCGGGGACCGGCGTCATCGCGGGCGGCGGAGTCCGCGCCGTGATCGAGTCCAGCGGGATCACGAACATCCTTACGAAATCTCTGGGGAGCAACAATCCCCACAACCTTGTGAAGGCGACGATCGAGGGGCTTTCCCAGTTGCGGACCGCGGCACAGATCCTCGCGATCAGGGGCCCGAGAGAGGAAGAGGCGACGGCATGA
- the rpmD gene encoding 50S ribosomal protein L30, with amino-acid sequence MSGKLRITLLRGLSGRTAYHRKVVQGLGITRLNRPVVRLDTPEIRGMVEKIKFLVRMEEVGEAS; translated from the coding sequence ATGAGCGGAAAACTGCGCATCACCCTCCTGCGGGGGTTGAGCGGGAGAACCGCGTACCACCGCAAGGTCGTTCAGGGACTCGGGATCACCCGGTTGAACCGTCCCGTCGTCCGGCTGGACACGCCGGAGATCCGCGGGATGGTGGAAAAGATCAAGTTCCTCGTCCGGATGGAAGAGGTGGGAGAGGCGTCATGA
- the rplO gene encoding 50S ribosomal protein L15, which translates to MKLTDLRPAKGAKSARKRVGRGEGSGLGKTSGRGNKGLKARSGGGMKPGYEGGQMPLQRRLPKRGFVNVFRKEMAVVNVKELNRFEAGSVVDAGALRREGLVKGDCPGGVKLLGNGEVTRKLTVKVDRASKAAVVKVVAAGGTVEV; encoded by the coding sequence ATGAAACTCACGGATCTCCGCCCCGCAAAAGGGGCGAAAAGCGCGCGCAAGCGCGTCGGCCGGGGCGAAGGCTCCGGACTCGGGAAGACCTCCGGCAGGGGGAACAAGGGGCTCAAGGCGCGCAGCGGCGGCGGGATGAAGCCTGGCTACGAAGGCGGGCAGATGCCTCTCCAGCGGCGGCTCCCGAAGCGCGGGTTCGTCAACGTCTTCCGGAAGGAGATGGCCGTCGTCAACGTGAAGGAACTGAACCGGTTCGAGGCGGGCTCCGTCGTCGACGCCGGGGCGCTTCGGCGGGAGGGCCTGGTGAAAGGTGACTGTCCGGGGGGCGTAAAGCTTCTCGGAAACGGCGAGGTCACCCGAAAACTCACCGTCAAGGTAGACCGGGCCAGCAAGGCGGCCGTCGTGAAGGTCGTCGCCGCCGGCGGGACCGTGGAGGTCTGA